A stretch of DNA from Candidatus Limnocylindrales bacterium:
ACCACAGCTCTGAGTTCGATAAAGTCAGTCTTGGTAACCTGTAGCTCTTCTTTAAGCGCATCCACCAGCCGGGCCATTGGCACCCGAAGCTCCGGGGGAAAAGATTCTAAAAGCTCTGTAAGGGTGGACATAGGTTATAAACCTTCTTTTTTCCCAAATCTTCCAGGGATGAAACTAAATGGATCTAACTCCTGAAATAAAATCGTCGGATGTAATATATTATAAACCCAAATTCTGAACTTTAAAAGGGTGAGGGTTTGATTTATGGGGCTAATCTCAACCGGCGAGGGATCTTAAATCTCTACTTGAGGCCGTTAAGGAGATCCTGAGAAATCACTAAAGGGGATTGAATTGTAACGTCTACCCATTGAATGAAGTGTCTATTTTGTAGAGTAATCAACCAGGTTACCTCTGCTGATTTTAGATCTTCCCTGAACCTGGCATAAAACATGCAGTTTGGAGTAACCGATGAATCGCGAGGAATATGAACTCATGTATCGATTCGAGGAACAGAACTGGTGGTTTGTTATTAAAAGAAAAATCCTCGAAACCGTCCTTAACAGCTTTGAAGACCCTGGGGAAGGAATGGACCGATTACCCAGAATTCTAGATGTGGGATGCGGAACCGGCATTATTCCATTACTTCTACAACGTTATGGCTCAGTTTGGGGGTTGGATATTTCCCAAGAGGCTCTTCAGTTTTGTAAAAAGCGAAAATTAACACAATTTGTATGTCAATCAGACGGGTTGACGATTCCTTTTCAAGGGAATACCTTTGATATCATCACGGCTATTGACGTGATTGAGCATGTAGAGCGCGATGAGGCAATGCTTAAAGAATGTTACCGGGTCCTGAGGGTGGGGGGTAGAGTTTATATCACCACTTCCGCCTATCCTTTTCTCTGGAGTGAGCATGACGAAGCCGTCGGACATAAACGCCGATATACCTTTCAAGAATTGAAAAATAAAGTCCAGCAAGCAGGGTTTAAAGTTAAAAAATTGACCCATTACCATGCCCTTATCTTTTTTCCTGTACTGGTTCTGTGGGGTCTTAAAAAAATGTTAGGCCTTCAAAATCTTTTCAAAACTACTCATATTGAGATTTCCCCTTTCTTTAATAAGATTTGTACCCAGGTGCTCAAAATTGAACCTCTCGTGCTGAAAAATGTCAATATCCCGTTTGGCATTTCCTTGCTTTGTGTAGGGGAAAAGGAAGCCAGAAACTAGAGAGCTGAAGCCTATAGCTATAAAATAGGTCTCTGACTTTTAGTTTCTGACCTCAGGGGTTATGCGCGTTGGCCTTATTTTCCCAAGATTTAAATATCCCTCCGGGGACCCTCCGTTAGGAGTCATGTATGTGGCGTCTTCTTTGAGGCAGGAAGTGGGATGTCCGGTGGATATTCTCGACTCAACCTTCTTTAG
This window harbors:
- a CDS encoding class I SAM-dependent methyltransferase, with the protein product MNREEYELMYRFEEQNWWFVIKRKILETVLNSFEDPGEGMDRLPRILDVGCGTGIIPLLLQRYGSVWGLDISQEALQFCKKRKLTQFVCQSDGLTIPFQGNTFDIITAIDVIEHVERDEAMLKECYRVLRVGGRVYITTSAYPFLWSEHDEAVGHKRRYTFQELKNKVQQAGFKVKKLTHYHALIFFPVLVLWGLKKMLGLQNLFKTTHIEISPFFNKICTQVLKIEPLVLKNVNIPFGISLLCVGEKEARN